A stretch of DNA from Methylobacterium sp. CB376:
AAGGGGTCACCGGTTCGGCGGCGAACCGAAGCACCGCGTCAGCGGATATGATGCAGGACCAAAAGCAAAGCAGAATTGCCCGGGACACTGTGCTTGGTGTCTGTCACAAAACTCCCGCCGCGCTGCCCTCGCCCCAACGGGCGATGGCAGCGATCGGGAGTTTTGTGAGAGACACTTAGCGCTGCAGCCGGTTGCCGAGGACGAAGCCGAACAGGCCCATCAGGATGATGCCGAGCGCCCCCTGGCTGCCGACCAGGATGTTGGTGACGCGCCCCACGGGCTTGATGCCGAGTTCCGGCTGGTTCGCCGTCATCATGTTGAGGGCGCTGTAGCTCACCAGGTCCAGCGGGTTGTAGGTCGGCACGCCGTCCCGGCCCTCCGGGATCAGCCCCCCGGTCACCCCGTAGAGCGCCGCGAAGACCAGGATCGCCAACGCGAAGGCGCGCACGATCCGCGTCAGGCTCTCGCCGTAATCGCACAGCCACTCGACGAAGCGGTCCGAGAGCCAGTCGGAGCCGTGGCGAAGCCCCGCGCGCCACGCCCCCTCCCGCCACGCGGCGCGGGTCAGCGCTCCCGCGTGGTGGCGGCCCATGCGGCGGGCGCGCTTGAAGGCCCAGCTCGCCCCCTCCCGGTCGCCGATGCTGCGCTGGTTGCGCTCCACCACGAGGTAGCTCGCCACCGCGGCCGCGTAATCCCCCGCCACCTCCTCGCCGACCGCGCCGCCGAGCTGGTCGACCCGCAGGCGCGTGCCCTCCAGCCACGCATGCGCGAAGCGCGCGTGCCGCAACCGGCAGGAGGTGAGGTCGAGCCGCACGAGGCGGGCATCCGAGAGGTCGGCCCCCGACAGGTCGGCCCCGTCGAGCTTCGCCTCGACGAAGTTGGCCCGGCTCAGCCGCGAGCCGGCGAGGGACGCCTTGGCGAGGCTCGCCCCCTCGAACACCGCCCCGGTCAGGTTGACGTTGACGAGCTTCGCCTCGTCGAGCCGGGCGCGGCGAAACAGCGTGTCGTCGGCATCCGCGTCGGTGAAGTCGGCCCCCCAGAGGTCGGCGCCGGTGAAGTCGGCCCCGTCGAGGAGCCCGCCCGCCAGGGTCGCGAAGCGCAGGGTGGCCCCGCAGAAGCGCGCATCCTCCATCATGGCGCCGGAGAAGCGGGCCTGGCCGCCGGCCACGGTCGCGAAATGCGCGCCGCTGAGGTCCGCCCCGCTGAAATCCGCCTCCTCGATGCGGGCGCCGTCGAAGCGCGCGGAGCGGGCGAGGATTCCGGAGAGGCGCGCCCGCGCGAGGTTCGCGCCCGAGAGATCCGCCTCGACGAGGTCGGTCCCCGGCGGCAGCTCCGCCCCGGCGAGGTCGAGGGGCCCCTCGGCGCGGGGCGGCGCCTCCCGCGCGGCCGCCGGGCGAGCGCCGGGCCCGGCCGGCGCGCTCACGCCCGCACCGGCGCGGCCGCGGGGCTCGGCGCGCCGCCCCGCTGGGGCTGCGGCGCGGGCGCGGCGCGGGCGAGGACGGCCCCGAGCGCGTCGCCGAGCGAGGTCACGAGCACGTCCGCCGAGGTGGCCCGGCGCAGGCGCGCCAGCGTGCCGGGATCGCGCTCGCCCCAGAAGCCGACCAGCACGGTCACGCCCGGCAGGGTCCTGCGGGTCTGGCGCACCACGTAGCGGATCTGCGACAGGCTGATCGGCTCCAGGTAGGAGTAGCAGACCAGGGCGGTCGCCCGGGGGTCGACCGCCTCGGCACCCTCGCGCAGCAGGTCCCGCAGCGTCGTCACCCGGGACGGGAGGCCGTGGCGGTCGAGGATCTGGCTCAGCATCCGGGTCGTGGCGAGGTCGAAGGCGCCGCCGCTCGACACGCAGAGCACGGGGGCGGGCCCGCGCCAGCGCGGCGGCAGCGCCGCCCGGTCGAGCACCGTCGCGGCCGCCCGGGGATCGGGACCGACCGCCGCGACGGCGGCGGCGGCCTCGCGGCCGAGCGCCCGCCGCCACAGGCTCGGGCGCGTCGCGCCCAGGCGCTCCACCACGGTGCGGAAGGCCTCGCCGACCTCGTCCTGCCGGGCGCGCGCCACCGTCCCGCGGGCGAAGTCGTCCTGCGCCATCCGCAGGGCGGCCAGCACCACCTCGTCGTAATAGGTGACGAGCGGGCGGGCCTTGAGGAACTGCACGCCCTGGTCGATGGCCTCGCCGGGATCGCCCGCGAGCATGCGCTGGTAGAAGATCTCCTCGGGCGCCAGCGCCGGCCCGTCGCCGAGCAGCACCTCCAGGAATTCCAGCCGCTCGACGTGCCGGCCCAGCACCACGAGGCAGACGGTGAGCGGCGTGGCGAGGACGAGGCCGACCGGTCCCCACAGGAAGGCCCAGACCGTCGCGGCCAGGATCACCGCCACGGGCGAGAGGCCGGTCGAGTGCCCGTAGAGCAGCGGCTCGACGACGTGGCCGGCCACCGGCTCGACGACGAGGAACAGCGCGGCGGTGGCCAGGACCATGGTCCAGCCGGGATCGACCGCGGCCGCGAGCACCAGCGGCAGCAGCGCGCCGATCACCGCGCCGATATAGGGCACGAAGCGCAGGATGCCGGCGATGACGCCGAACAGCACCGGGCTCGGGATGCCGATGATCCAGAGCCCCAGGCCGATCACCACCCCGAAGGCGGTGTTGAGGCCGAGCTGGGCCAGGAAGAAGCGGGTGAGGCGGGCGGTGGCGTCGTCGATCGCCGCCGTGGTGCGGCGCAGGTCGCCCGAGCCCGCGAGCCGGATCGCCCGGTTGCGCAGGTCCTCCCGCTGCAGGAGGATGACGACGCTGAAGAGCAGGATCAGGCCCGTCGTCGCCAGCGGGTGCAGCACGGGGGCCGCGTAGGTGCCGAGGGCCGCGAGCACGCTCGGGCGAGCCTCCACCACCTCGACCTTGAGCGGCGTGCCGGCGGCGGGCGCCGCGCGGTCCTTCGGCTCGGGCGGCGGCTGCAGCTCGCGGCTGAGATCCGCCACCATGTCGAGGAGGCGCGAGACCCCTCCCCCGCCCGCGGTCGCGCCCTGCAGGAGCTTGATCTTGTCGCGCATCGTGAGCGAGTAGCGCGGCAGGTCGGCGGCGAGCTGCGCCGCCTCGCCCGCGAGCAGGCTGCCGACCGTGCCGAGCGCCCCGAAGGCGAGCAGCACCACGAGCAGCACCGCGGGCACCCGCGGGATGCGCAGGCGCCGCAGCGCCCGCACCGCCGGCACCAGCACGAAGCTCAGGAAGATTGCCAGCGTGATCGGCACCAGGATCTCGCGGCCCATGACCAGCAGCACCGCGAGCGCCAGCACGCCGAGCAGGCCGGCGAGCACGACGAAGGCCGGCAGGGCCTGCCGCAGCCAGCGGGCGGTGACCGGATCCTCGCTCACGGCGGGGCGCCGGCGCCGGTGACCGCGCCGATCTGGCCGAGCAGCTTGGCGAAGTCGATCGGCTTGGGGTGGTAATCGTCGCAGCCCGCCTGGATCGCCTTCTCGCGGTCGCCCGACATGGCGTGGGCGGTGAGCGCGATGATCGGGATCGACTGGGTGTCGGGGCTCGACTTGAGCGCGCGCGCGACCGACCAGCCGTCCAGCACCGGCAGGTTCATGTCGAGCAGGATCACGTCCGGGCGCAAGGAGCGGGCCTGCTGCACGCCGGCATCGCCGTCATGGGCCATCACGACCTCGTAGCCGCGGCGCGTCAGGCGCCGGGACAGGAAGTCCCAGATCTCTTCGTGGTCCTCGACGAGCAGGATCTTGGTCACCTCGAGGTCTCCGTCCTGCGAAGGGGACCTCCCGCGGCTCCGCCCGGGCCGCGGGAGGCGGATGGCGGGCGCCGGCTCACCCGCGGAAAGCCGGGCCGAAGGCGACGTGCTCGGCGGTCGCGCGCGCGAAGGCCTGCATCACGTGGGTGAAGGAGCGCTCCACCGCCACGCTCGCCTCGCCCGCGTCGGGCCGCAGCACCATCACCAGCATGGACCGCCCGGTCACCTCGTAGGCGCCGCCGGCCTGGAAGGATCGGGTCTCCTGGCCCTCCGGCAGGTTCGTGTCGATGAGGCGCACCCATTCGTGCCCGCCCGCGGTCTTCGGCAGGGTGAAGCGGACCACGTCGTGATAGGCGTTGATCAGGAGGAGCAGCGTCGCCTCGGAGCCCTGCTGCTTGATGCCGGTCTCCTGCGCGCGCCCGTCGAGGAGCACGGCGAGCGAGCGGGCCTTGCCGTCCCCCCAATGCTCCGGGGACATCTCGTCCCCGTCCGGCGTGAGCCACGCCACGTCCCTGACGCCGAGTTCCTCGTCGTAGCGGCCGGTCAGGAAACGGCCCCGCATCAGGATCGGCAGGGCGTTGCGCAGCAGGATCAGGCGCTGGGTAAACTCGGCGAGGTCGCGTTCCGCCGGTCCGATCGCCTGCCAGTCGAGCCAGGAGATCTCGTTGTCCTGGCAATAGGCGTTGTTGTTGCCCCGCTGCGTGCGCGCGAACTCGTCCCCCGCCAGCAGCATCGGCGTGCCCCGCGCCAGGAACAACGTCGCCAGCATGTTGCGCATCTGCCGGAACCGCACCGCCCGGATCTCGGGATCCGCGGTCGGGCCCTCGACCCCGTAATTCGACGAGAGATTGTGCGAGTGACCGTCCCGGTTCTCCT
This window harbors:
- a CDS encoding response regulator — translated: MTKILLVEDHEEIWDFLSRRLTRRGYEVVMAHDGDAGVQQARSLRPDVILLDMNLPVLDGWSVARALKSSPDTQSIPIIALTAHAMSGDREKAIQAGCDDYHPKPIDFAKLLGQIGAVTGAGAPP
- a CDS encoding pentapeptide repeat-containing protein, producing the protein MSAPAGPGARPAAAREAPPRAEGPLDLAGAELPPGTDLVEADLSGANLARARLSGILARSARFDGARIEEADFSGADLSGAHFATVAGGQARFSGAMMEDARFCGATLRFATLAGGLLDGADFTGADLWGADFTDADADDTLFRRARLDEAKLVNVNLTGAVFEGASLAKASLAGSRLSRANFVEAKLDGADLSGADLSDARLVRLDLTSCRLRHARFAHAWLEGTRLRVDQLGGAVGEEVAGDYAAAVASYLVVERNQRSIGDREGASWAFKRARRMGRHHAGALTRAAWREGAWRAGLRHGSDWLSDRFVEWLCDYGESLTRIVRAFALAILVFAALYGVTGGLIPEGRDGVPTYNPLDLVSYSALNMMTANQPELGIKPVGRVTNILVGSQGALGIILMGLFGFVLGNRLQR
- a CDS encoding AI-2E family transporter, with amino-acid sequence MSEDPVTARWLRQALPAFVVLAGLLGVLALAVLLVMGREILVPITLAIFLSFVLVPAVRALRRLRIPRVPAVLLVVLLAFGALGTVGSLLAGEAAQLAADLPRYSLTMRDKIKLLQGATAGGGGVSRLLDMVADLSRELQPPPEPKDRAAPAAGTPLKVEVVEARPSVLAALGTYAAPVLHPLATTGLILLFSVVILLQREDLRNRAIRLAGSGDLRRTTAAIDDATARLTRFFLAQLGLNTAFGVVIGLGLWIIGIPSPVLFGVIAGILRFVPYIGAVIGALLPLVLAAAVDPGWTMVLATAALFLVVEPVAGHVVEPLLYGHSTGLSPVAVILAATVWAFLWGPVGLVLATPLTVCLVVLGRHVERLEFLEVLLGDGPALAPEEIFYQRMLAGDPGEAIDQGVQFLKARPLVTYYDEVVLAALRMAQDDFARGTVARARQDEVGEAFRTVVERLGATRPSLWRRALGREAAAAVAAVGPDPRAAATVLDRAALPPRWRGPAPVLCVSSGGAFDLATTRMLSQILDRHGLPSRVTTLRDLLREGAEAVDPRATALVCYSYLEPISLSQIRYVVRQTRRTLPGVTVLVGFWGERDPGTLARLRRATSADVLVTSLGDALGAVLARAAPAPQPQRGGAPSPAAAPVRA